Sequence from the Bacillus sp. es.036 genome:
AAAGAGACCGGGAGACAAGTAATCCTGCCATTTCGTAAACATTCTCGGAAAGAACGAGTTCTTAGATAAATAATAGAGTCGCTCGATTTCCTTTAAATAGGCGTGATAGTTCTCAGCAGCAAACGGATCAATCTTATGTAGTTGGGTTTTCATATATGTATCATCGGTACTCATCATAAAAGATTGTCCATCATGATCCACGTTTTTTGTATGATGATCGAGTTTTATCCAGCTGTAATAATTTCTAGGGTTAAGGTCTGCTTCTTCAAAAATAGAATCAAACACTTCAGGCATCGTCATCGTGTTTGGACCAAAATCAAAATGATGTGTTCCTATTTTAACGGGCATCATTTTTCCACCTGTATAAGTATTTTTTTCAAAAACATGTACATCGTATCCTTTGCTTGCTAGTTTAATCGAGGCAGACAGTCCACCGAGTCCAGCCCCGATAATCGCGATTGTTTTCATGAGTAAGTTCTTCCTTTCCAAACATACCCCTTCTGTTTTAAGCCTGTTCGCATTGAATGGATCAGAAGCGTCATAAATGCAATAGCGCTAAGTGGCATGAGAAATGCTAGCGTCATTTTCTGATTCGTTCTCCTATCAATCCATAGTTTTTGTAAAACGATAAGCAGGTAGGGGATAAATAAAGTGAGTTGAAGTGAGTCTGTCATAAAGGTATAAAGTCCAATCGGTAGTAGAACAAGCGGGCCGACATAAAAGAGACCGTAAAAAATAAATAGCATTATTATTAGAAACCTAGAGCGTCCAAGACCTGGGAATAAATTTTTCGTGAAACCTTCCCATACTTCTCGATTTGTTTGATACATGTAGCACGTGACCATGTTCGTAATATTCGCAAGGAGCACCTTACGTCCTTTTTTCTTAAATGCTTTTGCTAAATCAATGTCATCAAGTAGCGTTTCTTGAATGCTCGCATGACCACCAACCTGCTTGTATGCTTCCTGATGCACCATAATAAATGCCCCATGAGCTGCGGTGAAGGAGGGGAGCATTGTTCCGTTTGCTGGAGCTATTGGAAGATGGAAATGAACAACAAAATGTTGAAGTGGTACAAGTAGCTTTTCGAGAAAAAGGCTGACTGGAAATGCAGGGAAACCTGTTAACATAGAAGCCCTACGCTTTATCATAAGAGAGAGTGCTGCTTGAATGGCATTAGGCGACAAACGTAAGTCAGCATCATGAAAAAGCAAATAGTCTCCTTTCGCACGTTCACTAAGCTGATGACAAGCGTATACTTTACCAGTCCATCCTTCAGGAAGATCTTTCCCTTGTATAATGGTAAAGCGCTGATCGTTTTTTGTATATTTAAAAAGTAAATCCAGCGTTTGATCCGTAGAGTGATCATCCAGAAGGAGAACTTCAATGTTTTGATACGTCAGCTTTTTTAAACTTTGGACAAGCTCACTTACGTTACGTTCCTCATCACGAAGGGGGACAAGAATGGATACTAGCCCATTCTCGTCCCCCGTCCCTTGAAGGCGTGGCATGAATAGCGAATTAATGATCGTCCAAAGAAGAAATACACCAAGAATACAAGTATAAATAAGTATCATTAGACAGTCACCTCTTCGACTGTAGCATTTTGCTGATTTATTTTCTTCTTATAGGTTAGTAAAAGAAACAGTGTCGGAATAGATGTTAGTAAACAAGCAAGCCAGAGTCCGTCAAGCAATGCTAAGAAAATAAACATCCCCATTACCAATCCAAACAACATTGCCATTCGGTGTTTCCATACGTGGAAAGAAGCTTGATCAGGCACTTTATTCCGCACATAAAGAGGGTAGAGTAAAAGATGGAAAAAGAGAGACACCCAAAACCATCCAGTGAAATTTTGGAAAGGAACGTTATAATAAACGCCATTTCCCTCCCAACCCCAGTAGCCTTTTACTAAATAAGCGACGGGATCAATGATTAAATCAATTAAAACCGCAATGAGCGCGCCTGTTAGAGCATAAACGATCCATTTTATATAGCTTTCTTTCATTTTTTCGATGATTTGCATAGCTAAAACATGCGTGACGGCGATCACCATAATCCATGCAAAGCCAATGCCGATTGGAACCTCAGCAATTTTAAAACCAAAATCACCTGAATAAACATATTGGCCGAAGATAAGTCCGTAATGTACGCCAAGACCTTCTGCCAACATACTAATCACAAAGATAAAGGAGGCAAAAGATAGCCCCCATAAAGATCCGAAAGTACGTATAAAATAGATGCTGCCTAGTATTCCACAAAGTATGAGGAAAAAGGCATTTGCCCAATTAAGAAATGGGGGAAGCAGGTCGAATCCTACTAGGATCAACCCGCAGCAGTACCAAAAAATAAAAAGTCGAAAAATAATATTATCCCAATTCATGCTGCGAAGGTCCTTTCTTAGCCAGTTTGCTCATCTTTCAATTTCTGATCCTCCGCAATTAAGTCTGCAGTTAACTGTCCTGAGAGTGTGACCATCGGTACCCCACCGCCTGGATGTGTCGAACCACCTACAAAGTAGAGGTTATCAATCAACGTACTTCTAGATGGGATTTTAAATCCTCCGTTCACTTTACGATCGGTAGCAACTCCGTAAATCGATCCTCCATTAGATCCATATAAATTTTTAATATCATCCGGTATAAACTGATATTCGAATTCGATCGATTCACGAAGACCTGTCATGCCCATTCTTTCTAACTTATCAAGCACAATTTCGCGGTATCTACCGCGATGTTTTTCAAAGCTCTCGCCAGGCTGAAGTGGAGGGACATGCGTTAACACAAATAAATTTTCTTTTCCAGAAGGTGCTTGTGTCGGATCTGATTTTGAAGAGACGCCAATGTAAACAGTTGGATCGTCAGCAGGAACACCTTCATCAAAGATTTGTTTGAATTCAAGCTCTGGATCTTTCGAGAAAAAGAAATTGTGATGTTGCAGCTGATCGAATGTTTTATTAACTCCAAGTAACAGAACAAGACCTGATACAGTCGGTGTATATTTTTGGAGATCTTTTTTCACTTTTTCTGCTCCAGGTTCGCCTTTTAAAAGCGTCTCATGTGCAGGAATTCCTTCAAGGTTGCTGACAATTAAATCAGCTTCCATCGTTGTTCCATTTGCAAGCTTTACGCCAGCGGCTTTTTTGTTTACAGTAAGAATCTCAGCTACCTCTGTATTCACTTGAACGTCGACACCTAGTTCATCGAGAAGCTTTAGCATTCCTTCTGCTATGTTGTACATCCCGCCTTCAACATAATAGATTCCTAGACCAAGTTGGACGTACACAAGCTGTGATAGGATAGCAGGAGAATGATAAGGCGAAGAACCTATATACATAATGAAGAAGTTGAAAAGCTGTTGAAGATGCTTATCATCAAGATACTTTTCTGTAGCCTGATTCATTGATTTCATCGGATCCATTGTGAGAAGATCTTTAAATGAGTGAAGCTTTTGCAAATCTTGAATGCCTGATAAACTTTTCTTGTAAAAACTTTTAAGACTCAGGTCAAACATAGTTTTGCAATAATCTAAGTAGGATAGGAAGTTGGAATAATCTTTCTCTGAGCGTTTATGTACCTCAGATAACATGACCGCGATGTCACTCGTAACATCAATTTGTGCACCGTCTTCAAAAAAAGTTCTCCACTGAGGTTCAATTCGCTTAATCGTCATATAATCGTTTACATTTCGCTTCGCACTTTTGAACAGTTTCTCGAGCACCCAGGGCATTGTGAGGATGGAAGGTCCTGTATCAAACTTAAATCCTTGACCGGAACGTTTGTTTAACTTACCACCAGCTCGTTCGTTTTTTTCAAGTACAGTTACTTTGTGTCCATCTGCAGCGAGGCGAATAGCGGCTGAAAGTCCACCAAGGCCAGCCCCAATTACGATTGTTTTTTTGCTCATTCCTTCTCCTCCTTCATCAAATTAGCGTCATGAATCGACTTTTGTACACTGTCATTGTATAGTTTAGGTATAACCTTTGTAAAGGAATCATAACGCTGTTAAAGTGTTTAGTATGCTTTCTTGTTAATTACCTAAAAATGGATAGGTTAAACAATGTTGAAGTGAGGTATGCATATGCACGTTATCCACTTAACCGTCCTAGAATTAATCTTAGTGAATATTTTTGCATGGCTGATTATTCATGTATCTATCTCTTATATTTGCCTTCGTTTGCCAGATTCCTTTTACGAATCAAAAAAAACTGGGTTAGAGAGCAACAAAAAGGAACTAAATTTCTATGAAGGCTTACGAATACGTAAATGGAAAACCATACTTCCTGATGGGGGAGACGTGTTTAAAGGTGGCTTTCGAAAGAAAGAGTTAAAGACACTTAGCTCATCCTATCTTACGAAATTTATTGTTGAGACAAGACGTGCAGAAGTGACCCACTGGCTCCTAATCCCGCCTTCCATTTTGTTTTTTTTATGGAATCCAATGAATATTGGGTTCGCTATGGTTGGGTACGCACTAATTGTTAATCTTCCATTTATCCTGATTCAACGGTACAATCGACTCAGGTTAAAACCATTACTAAGTAAACAGTTGAAAAAAGAGCAGCGCAGGGGGAATTCCATTGGAACATTTGGGGTTTGAGCAAACCGAAAAACGAAAAAACGAGCATATCGACATCTGTCTTACAGAAGAAGTTGAAGGGGCAGGATTAACGACAGGACTAGAACGCTATCGTTTTAAACACAATCCATTACCTGAGATTGCTTATGATGAAGTGGATATCTCTACTTCTTTTCTAAATAAAAAATTAAACACGCCATTTCTTATAAGCTCAATGACCGGCGGCACTGAACGAGCATGGGAAATAAATAAGCGTCTTGCCAAAGCTGCTGAAGCACATGGGTGGGCACTTGGAGTAGGATCGATGCGTGCAGCGATTCAAGAATCCAAATCCGTATACTCCTTTGATGTGAGAAAATACGCACCAACCATCCCGGTCCTAGCTAATATTGGGGCTGTACAACTTAATTACGGTTTTACCATTGAAGAATGTAAGCGAGCCATTGATTTAATTCAAGCTGATGCGCTGTTGCTTCATTTAAATCCACTACAGGAAGTGTTTCAACCAGAAGGCGACACAGATTTCCAGGATTTAATTGTTAAAATTCGTGAAGTAGCAAAGGCGATTCCCGTTCCGCTTGGGATTAAAGAAGTTGGTATGGGGATTGATGCGAAGACAGCTCAGCGCCTGATTAGTGCGGGGGCCAGCTTTATCGATGTCGCAGGGGCGGGCGGAACGTCCTGGATTCAAGTTGAAAGCTATCGTTCTCATCAAACGATGCGCAGGCAAGCTGCGAAGGCTTTTGAGGATTGGGGGAACCCAACCGCAGATTGCATCATTGATGTGCGAAAGCAGCACCCTGATGTACCAATGATTGCAAGTGGAGGGCTAAAAAACGGTGTGGACGCAGCGAAAGCGATCGCCCTCGGTGCAGATGTTTCTGGATTTGGAAGGGCATTACTTGAAAATGCCGTAAATGAAACTGAAGAAGCGCTCTCAGAACAATTGAAACGAATTGAATTTGAATTACGAACTGCTATGTTTGGGATTGGTGCTTCGTCTATTAACAGGTTAAAATACAATAGCGCATTACGTAAGAAATAGTCAGGGCCCAGGCTCTGGCTTTTTTGTTTTTGTATAGGTCGTCTTCTAGCGTGCAAACTAGAGCAGAAGGAGGGCGAACTTATTGGACTGGTTATCTGTGTTCCCTTTTATCGTAGTGATAATGGTTGCGATGAAAACTAAGCTAGTGATTCCAGGTCTTACAGCAGGACTGTTAACGGCCTCATTTATTTATAAACCGGGCGTCATTAGTGGTTTACAGCAGTTTTATGAGTTTATCATGAGTGGTCTTAAAGATGAGAATAACGTTAAAATCGTTCTTTTTCTCTATATGTTTACCGGATTAATTGGATTAATGAAATATACAGGTGGAATTAAAGGGTTTGTTCATCTAGCATCTTCGAAAATCAATACAAAAAAAGGAGCATTGTTTCTTACTTGGATCTCGACAATTGGAACCTTTAGCGCTCCGAGCTTTCGCATTGTAACAGTAGCACCAATCATGAAAGCTCTTCTAAATAAAGTGAAAATCACGCCTCAGGAACTTGGATTTGTGATCGAGACGACTGCCACTCCAGTGATTGTATTGATGCCAATTGCGACTGCTTTTGTTGGATACATGTCGTCTGTTGTTCAGCTTTCTTTAAAAGCGGAAGGCATTGAAGGTGATGGTTATCGTTATTTTCTTCAAAGTATTCCGTATAACTTTTTTTCCATCAGTATCATTCTAATCGGCTTTTATTTAAGCTTTTTTCATCACAGCAAAAAACAAGCGACTGATGCAGGGAATCAAGAGAAGGAGCTAGATGATCAGTGGGAGGACTGTCATCCAGCCGTAGCAAAAGACCTTCCAAAAAAGCCGTTCAACTTATTACTGCCGCTTGGAGGAGTCATACTGTTAACTCTTTTTCTTACGTATTGGAGTGGGTATGAAAAAGGCTTTACCTCCTTACTTCAAGCATTCATTGAGGCGGATGTGCTTGATGCCATGGTATTTGCTCTATTAACAACGGTGCTACTTACATTCCTTTTTTATTTATTCCAGCGTTTCTCCTTAAAGGAACTCGTGACTTTCTTTATTGAAGGAGGAAATGAAATGATGCCGGTGATCATATTGTTAACGGTTGTGTGGGGGCTCGCTGCCTCAACTGAAGCGCTTGGATTTTCAACATTTGTCACATCTAATCTTGATTGGATTCCATCGTTATTCGTTCCGCCTGTTTTGTTTCTTGTTGGTGCGTTTATTTCTTATTTCATTGGTTCGTCGTGGGGAACTTGGGGGATTTTAATGCCGCTTGGTATTTCGCTTGGTCATTCAACCGGAACCGATCTTCCTCTCGTCATTGGAGCCGTATTTGCGAGCGGTACATTTGGAGCTTTTTCTTCACCGTTAAGTGATAATACGAATACAATAGCGAGAATTTTAAAGTTAAACCCGATGACATATGCTAAATTTAAACTAACTCCTGCACTTATTGCAGCAGGGACGGCTGCAGTAGGATATTTTATTATTTCTTTTGTGATTTAGCTTGAGCACTTTTCTATTGACAACTGTTTTAATACCATTTATTATTGAGATTAACTTAATAATCCTTTGTTTAAAGGATCTTCTTATTCAGAGAGGTGGAGGGACTGGCCCTTAGATACCTCGGCAACGGACCAATGAACATTTTGTTCATGCGGAACCGTGCCAATTCCTGCGGCGAAAGTCGGAAAATGAGAAGAGGCTCGGTATATCCAAACCCTCTTCTGTTCGGGCAGATGAGGGTTTTTTGTATGCATCCTCATCTGGAAAATTGTTTTAGTAGAGGGAGTGAACGATCTTGCATACACTAATGGATAACGAAACTAGAAAACAGCAACTTATTAAGACCCTTCTCCAAAAAGGAATCTATAAGAAGGGTGCCAAACAGCTTTATATGTTAACACTAAATGAACTGGAAAACATATATGATCGATCTGAAAAAATCAATACGATAACTGGAAACGGAGTGGTCAAAGTGGAGCAAGCAACATTTGCAGCAGGGTGCTTTTGGGGTGTAGAAGCACTATTTCAACAATTAAACGGCGTTATTTCGACAACAGCAGGATTTACTGGTGGTGAAACAATTAACCCTACGTATGAAGATGTTTATTCTGAGTTAACAGGTCATGCAGAATCCGTGCAAGTTGAATACGATCCTTCCCTCATTTCTTATGAAGAGCTCGTGGAAGTGTTTTTTGAAAATCATAACCCAACTTCTTTAAATAAACAGGGAGAAGATATCGGAACCCGCTATCGCTCAGCGATCTTTTTCCATTCTAATGAGCAGGCAGAAATTGCATTAATTGCAAAAGAAAATCTTGAGCGTTCAGGGCGTTTTAAGAAACATGTTGTTACTCAAATTGTTCCGATCACTTCATTTTATCGTGCAGACGAATATCACCAAAGTTATCTTGCTAAGCGTGGACAGTCTTCTTGTAAAATTTCGTAACACAAAAAAGCTTTTCCTCAATAGTATGAGGAAAAGCTTTTTTAGTTTGGTTGGTTTACACCGATTTGATCAAGAAAAATCTTTCCTTTTGGAGAGGCGTTAAACTCAAACGTGATGGAGTCGATCTCATCTAGCTTCACAAATCTGTTTTCCTTCTTGAAAAGTTGTATCGGAATGTTAAACGTTTGGAGTACGGGTTCGGTAGGTTCACCGTAACGCCGTTCTTCAAAAAAATTTGTTTTCGTATGCTGAATAGGGAGTGCCCCGTGCATTGGCATAATATCACTTAACAATACGCTGGATGACTCACCGTTGGCTGAGCTTACAGTTACCCTAAAATCAACCGGCTGTTGATCTTCTGCTTCCGATACGTTTGCTGCAGTAAATGTTAGTGCGCTATTCGGTGTGAAATGATATGGATCTTGTAACGGTTTCGTGAGATCTAGTGAGTAAGATGCATTTTTTGAATAGGATTGATCCCATTTCAAAAACACACCGTGAGTTCCTCTTTCCTTATCTCTACGAAATTCAAGTTCCCCTTCATACCACTGAATAAAGCTATTGGCTTCTATATCAATAAAAGGTGATGTTGCGGTTAGCACGTTCACATCTTCCTCAAAGTCACTGAATATATGGTAGGACGGATCTTCGTATTTACTAATATAAGTTGTCTTGGGTAACCACTCAAGTGCATAGCGGTAATCCTCAAACATTGGCTGATAACGATCATCTTCATGAAGAGTTGCCTCTAGAAAACCGGATACGTAAGTGCTTGCAATCTGACGCTGCTCATCGCCTTCAAGTAAAGGCTGTTTATTTAATAGTAATGTAAAAGGGAAGTACGTATCATTTTCTCCCCAGGTGGTGTTAAATTGTCCATGATTAGCACCATCAATATAAAGAGACGATTTCATCGCATTTTCGCTACCTGTTAATTGAATACCGTTATATTGGCGATCTCCTTCAAATTCAGATAAGTCACTATCATAAGAACCACCAAGTAATAAGTAATTTACATCATCAACTTCAATTTTACGATCAGAGAGAGTTTGATAATCGGTTGGAGCCAGTGCAATTACGGTTTCAATCTTGTAGTTAAAGTCAAAACGCATGTTAGCATTGTTTGGATAGCGATCGAGTTCATTGAATTTTGTCGCAAGGATAGCTGCTTGCCCCCCGCGAGAGTGACCAATTAACGCAATGTGATCCATATCAACTTTATTGAAAAATTGGGTATCTTGTTGTGTCGATAACGATTCAATTTCTTCAATGTGTTTTAGTAATAACCAGGCTCGGCCATTAATATCTCCTGATACACCGCCTGACCAAGAAGAGTTGAAGAAATTTTCATCAACTGATATGGTTAAAAACCCTCTACTTGCAAGCAGCTCTCCTAAATAATTGTAGCCTTGATCTGAAAAATCTTCCATTTTATGATTTCCATGTACGATAAGAACGAGTGGGAAAGGACCTTCACCTTCTGGCATAAATACACGGCCATTTAGTGGAACGTTAGCATCTTTAAAACCCCAAAACCATTCCCGTTCTTTAGACCATTCTCCAATCATGCTTGAAGCATTAACGGACCTTGTTTGGAGGTCGACTTCATTACCGAA
This genomic interval carries:
- a CDS encoding glycosyltransferase produces the protein MILIYTCILGVFLLWTIINSLFMPRLQGTGDENGLVSILVPLRDEERNVSELVQSLKKLTYQNIEVLLLDDHSTDQTLDLLFKYTKNDQRFTIIQGKDLPEGWTGKVYACHQLSERAKGDYLLFHDADLRLSPNAIQAALSLMIKRRASMLTGFPAFPVSLFLEKLLVPLQHFVVHFHLPIAPANGTMLPSFTAAHGAFIMVHQEAYKQVGGHASIQETLLDDIDLAKAFKKKGRKVLLANITNMVTCYMYQTNREVWEGFTKNLFPGLGRSRFLIIMLFIFYGLFYVGPLVLLPIGLYTFMTDSLQLTLFIPYLLIVLQKLWIDRRTNQKMTLAFLMPLSAIAFMTLLIHSMRTGLKQKGYVWKGRTYS
- a CDS encoding carotenoid biosynthesis protein — its product is MNWDNIIFRLFIFWYCCGLILVGFDLLPPFLNWANAFFLILCGILGSIYFIRTFGSLWGLSFASFIFVISMLAEGLGVHYGLIFGQYVYSGDFGFKIAEVPIGIGFAWIMVIAVTHVLAMQIIEKMKESYIKWIVYALTGALIAVLIDLIIDPVAYLVKGYWGWEGNGVYYNVPFQNFTGWFWVSLFFHLLLYPLYVRNKVPDQASFHVWKHRMAMLFGLVMGMFIFLALLDGLWLACLLTSIPTLFLLLTYKKKINQQNATVEEVTV
- a CDS encoding phytoene desaturase family protein, whose product is MSKKTIVIGAGLGGLSAAIRLAADGHKVTVLEKNERAGGKLNKRSGQGFKFDTGPSILTMPWVLEKLFKSAKRNVNDYMTIKRIEPQWRTFFEDGAQIDVTSDIAVMLSEVHKRSEKDYSNFLSYLDYCKTMFDLSLKSFYKKSLSGIQDLQKLHSFKDLLTMDPMKSMNQATEKYLDDKHLQQLFNFFIMYIGSSPYHSPAILSQLVYVQLGLGIYYVEGGMYNIAEGMLKLLDELGVDVQVNTEVAEILTVNKKAAGVKLANGTTMEADLIVSNLEGIPAHETLLKGEPGAEKVKKDLQKYTPTVSGLVLLLGVNKTFDQLQHHNFFFSKDPELEFKQIFDEGVPADDPTVYIGVSSKSDPTQAPSGKENLFVLTHVPPLQPGESFEKHRGRYREIVLDKLERMGMTGLRESIEFEYQFIPDDIKNLYGSNGGSIYGVATDRKVNGGFKIPSRSTLIDNLYFVGGSTHPGGGVPMVTLSGQLTADLIAEDQKLKDEQTG
- a CDS encoding glycosyl-4,4'-diaponeurosporenoate acyltransferase produces the protein MHVIHLTVLELILVNIFAWLIIHVSISYICLRLPDSFYESKKTGLESNKKELNFYEGLRIRKWKTILPDGGDVFKGGFRKKELKTLSSSYLTKFIVETRRAEVTHWLLIPPSILFFLWNPMNIGFAMVGYALIVNLPFILIQRYNRLRLKPLLSKQLKKEQRRGNSIGTFGV
- the fni gene encoding type 2 isopentenyl-diphosphate Delta-isomerase → MEHLGFEQTEKRKNEHIDICLTEEVEGAGLTTGLERYRFKHNPLPEIAYDEVDISTSFLNKKLNTPFLISSMTGGTERAWEINKRLAKAAEAHGWALGVGSMRAAIQESKSVYSFDVRKYAPTIPVLANIGAVQLNYGFTIEECKRAIDLIQADALLLHLNPLQEVFQPEGDTDFQDLIVKIREVAKAIPVPLGIKEVGMGIDAKTAQRLISAGASFIDVAGAGGTSWIQVESYRSHQTMRRQAAKAFEDWGNPTADCIIDVRKQHPDVPMIASGGLKNGVDAAKAIALGADVSGFGRALLENAVNETEEALSEQLKRIEFELRTAMFGIGASSINRLKYNSALRKK
- a CDS encoding Na+/H+ antiporter NhaC family protein; the encoded protein is MVAMKTKLVIPGLTAGLLTASFIYKPGVISGLQQFYEFIMSGLKDENNVKIVLFLYMFTGLIGLMKYTGGIKGFVHLASSKINTKKGALFLTWISTIGTFSAPSFRIVTVAPIMKALLNKVKITPQELGFVIETTATPVIVLMPIATAFVGYMSSVVQLSLKAEGIEGDGYRYFLQSIPYNFFSISIILIGFYLSFFHHSKKQATDAGNQEKELDDQWEDCHPAVAKDLPKKPFNLLLPLGGVILLTLFLTYWSGYEKGFTSLLQAFIEADVLDAMVFALLTTVLLTFLFYLFQRFSLKELVTFFIEGGNEMMPVIILLTVVWGLAASTEALGFSTFVTSNLDWIPSLFVPPVLFLVGAFISYFIGSSWGTWGILMPLGISLGHSTGTDLPLVIGAVFASGTFGAFSSPLSDNTNTIARILKLNPMTYAKFKLTPALIAAGTAAVGYFIISFVI
- the msrA gene encoding peptide-methionine (S)-S-oxide reductase MsrA, with amino-acid sequence MHTLMDNETRKQQLIKTLLQKGIYKKGAKQLYMLTLNELENIYDRSEKINTITGNGVVKVEQATFAAGCFWGVEALFQQLNGVISTTAGFTGGETINPTYEDVYSELTGHAESVQVEYDPSLISYEELVEVFFENHNPTSLNKQGEDIGTRYRSAIFFHSNEQAEIALIAKENLERSGRFKKHVVTQIVPITSFYRADEYHQSYLAKRGQSSCKIS